In Rhodothermales bacterium, a genomic segment contains:
- a CDS encoding alpha/beta fold hydrolase: MRFFLVLCLATATNVFAQADLSLSVSGVPADEIRGGNFTAQYEVHNAGPQDTNGNVVVTIALDNASIQSLNGGVGGTVNQTDAQNATVTYPSFPFGLTVTNDVIIVTNGSGGDATVTISVATGNDSNTTNNAFTATVTVPTRPEGDLNGTVYKDVNKNGEVDDGDTPIEGVQISLNTGTSRTTNAEGYFEWIDLFRRPYDVTVGLPEGFTQVIPETNPFTVDVVDGGVTTVVILLNDENEVVPGRVSGILTIDRTGNGNPVPMEGIRVYDDGNDNGVFEQAETSTLTDAEGVFDFENLTPGTVFRVRADVPAYAVPVDPSPAREDVAIGPGTNAAVFYTYRFSGSVAGFVYVDNNADGMYTDGVDDRLPLDEDDLELLDTHGVVEGAQNTGDLLVGEFLFGGLYPGEYIVPISPPDGWERSEFPGAMVVSEANPFPDEYRLGTYERVNIRADAFYDLNENGVRDTGEPPAPGIGVTCVSSGDCQGMTDESDAQGVISFFQVQPGTFTLNLTAPEGPGQFVAPANGQFQFTLKSGQDNVEMMVAVKEPVNGVPIPDILVAPSAQPANPAPGDDVQLEVLVVNRGTGEALEVNSTHRLVALDYVSHTTSQGGCDFDTQANTIRCTHGLMDAGDTTRVAISARASVAGPAAVDASAVTSSVESNELNNRVVLDVVVSATELTMVLQDEEELTCTPDWGLMAGGRTSEGNDVRLRVRVVNSHPDRDETVRVALEGLASQVSLPEQTVVVPAQDLVVVEFRFSTEGWAWNADGTPREEAYPAVFRLRRGEELMSELEYPLTVLPKPLVLVHGLWSNAATWDAWPAYATAAHPGWDGRVFAVNTMDTGTITFAGKRLAAATFTRTTIAQNAEAMDAFIANVRNETGSCHIDIVGHSMGGLISRKFIHEHMPELETDGRPLTDKLIMLGTPNQGSPCVEPAMALYVHAQYEQLRNPPTDPADRLTFPPNNIIELDRDVMGRFNDRVSNKKGVTFDVLAGATIPTTCQVTNPGDLLVERRSAFALDRPTIVDAETVWDITHISMTSDEPLFTEFVLPRLKPSGGSQEPVSTVAAASSAAASSTDAGVSEVYTVNHDVASGDAVFEVGSFEAMSVVLFVPDHVTTQLLDPIGAVVWEVLAESDAANAYFRSATVESPEVGTWRLTFASSEPLTDASASFSVYARNPSFAVEATFGEPVADIVPVLATVTVDGMPGSAVVEAEAVGETITTRPLFDDGAHGDGLAGDGIYGGQVAVGAAGTAIVAVRATRDGETRRVQSIVEVVTVTDTEPAGAEIPSEFRMANIYPNPMSGNGMLEVHLPSETSVSVRLFDTLGRQVERVADTHLAAGVHRIPVDVRAAAGVYLLVVETRSGRSHRQIVITR; this comes from the coding sequence ATGCGCTTTTTTCTCGTCCTCTGTCTGGCCACTGCCACAAACGTCTTCGCCCAGGCCGATCTGAGCCTCTCCGTGAGCGGCGTCCCGGCCGATGAAATCCGGGGCGGCAATTTCACGGCGCAGTACGAGGTGCACAACGCCGGGCCGCAGGATACGAACGGGAATGTCGTGGTGACCATTGCGTTGGACAACGCATCCATCCAATCCCTGAATGGCGGCGTCGGCGGGACGGTGAACCAGACCGATGCGCAGAATGCCACCGTGACGTATCCGTCGTTTCCCTTCGGACTGACCGTCACGAACGACGTCATCATCGTGACCAACGGCAGCGGCGGGGATGCGACGGTGACCATTTCGGTGGCGACGGGGAACGACTCAAACACGACAAACAATGCATTCACCGCGACCGTCACGGTGCCCACGCGGCCCGAGGGCGATCTGAATGGCACGGTTTACAAGGACGTGAACAAGAACGGCGAGGTGGACGACGGCGATACGCCCATCGAGGGCGTCCAGATCTCGCTGAACACCGGCACGTCGCGGACCACCAATGCCGAGGGTTATTTCGAGTGGATTGACCTGTTCCGCCGGCCCTACGACGTGACGGTCGGCCTCCCAGAGGGTTTTACCCAGGTCATCCCCGAGACGAATCCGTTCACGGTCGATGTGGTGGATGGTGGCGTCACGACCGTGGTCATCCTGCTCAACGATGAGAACGAGGTGGTACCGGGACGCGTTTCGGGGATCCTTACCATTGACCGGACGGGCAATGGAAACCCGGTGCCCATGGAAGGCATCCGCGTGTATGATGACGGTAACGACAACGGAGTGTTCGAGCAGGCAGAGACCTCGACCCTGACCGATGCCGAGGGGGTCTTCGACTTCGAGAATCTGACGCCGGGAACGGTATTCCGGGTGCGCGCAGACGTGCCCGCCTATGCGGTGCCGGTCGACCCGTCGCCCGCACGCGAGGACGTGGCCATCGGTCCGGGCACGAACGCGGCCGTCTTCTATACCTACCGCTTCAGCGGCTCGGTTGCGGGTTTCGTGTACGTGGACAACAATGCGGACGGCATGTACACGGACGGGGTGGACGACCGGTTGCCGCTCGACGAGGATGATTTGGAGTTGCTCGATACGCATGGCGTCGTGGAGGGCGCCCAGAATACGGGGGATCTCCTGGTCGGTGAGTTCCTGTTCGGAGGGCTGTATCCCGGGGAGTATATCGTGCCCATATCGCCCCCCGACGGTTGGGAGCGAAGCGAGTTTCCGGGCGCGATGGTCGTGAGCGAAGCCAACCCGTTTCCGGACGAATACCGCCTGGGAACGTACGAGCGGGTGAACATCCGGGCCGATGCCTTCTACGACCTGAACGAGAACGGCGTGCGGGATACCGGCGAGCCACCTGCTCCCGGAATCGGCGTGACCTGCGTCAGCAGCGGGGATTGCCAGGGAATGACCGACGAATCCGATGCGCAGGGCGTGATTTCCTTCTTCCAGGTACAGCCCGGCACGTTCACGCTCAACCTGACGGCTCCCGAGGGGCCGGGGCAGTTCGTGGCGCCGGCGAACGGGCAGTTCCAGTTCACGCTCAAGTCGGGCCAGGACAACGTGGAGATGATGGTCGCCGTGAAGGAGCCCGTGAATGGGGTGCCCATCCCGGATATTCTTGTCGCCCCGTCGGCCCAGCCCGCCAATCCCGCACCGGGCGACGACGTGCAGCTGGAGGTCCTGGTCGTGAACCGGGGCACCGGCGAAGCGCTCGAGGTGAACTCGACGCATCGGCTGGTTGCGCTGGATTACGTATCGCACACAACATCGCAGGGGGGATGCGACTTCGATACCCAGGCCAACACGATTCGATGCACGCACGGGCTGATGGATGCAGGGGATACGACGCGCGTGGCCATATCGGCACGCGCATCGGTTGCCGGTCCCGCGGCGGTCGATGCGTCCGCAGTGACCTCATCCGTAGAATCCAATGAACTCAACAACCGGGTCGTGCTGGACGTGGTGGTGTCGGCGACGGAATTGACCATGGTCCTGCAGGACGAGGAAGAACTGACCTGCACCCCCGATTGGGGGCTCATGGCCGGGGGGCGCACGTCGGAGGGCAACGATGTGCGCCTGCGCGTGCGGGTGGTAAACAGCCATCCCGATCGGGATGAGACGGTGCGGGTGGCGCTCGAGGGCCTGGCGTCGCAGGTAAGTCTGCCCGAGCAGACCGTTGTGGTGCCCGCCCAGGACCTTGTGGTGGTTGAATTCCGCTTTTCGACCGAAGGGTGGGCCTGGAACGCGGACGGGACGCCCCGGGAAGAGGCGTATCCGGCCGTTTTCCGACTGCGCCGCGGTGAGGAGTTGATGAGCGAGCTTGAATACCCATTGACGGTCCTCCCGAAACCGCTTGTGCTGGTCCATGGACTCTGGAGCAATGCGGCTACCTGGGATGCATGGCCGGCGTACGCCACGGCAGCCCATCCCGGCTGGGACGGACGCGTGTTTGCGGTCAACACCATGGATACCGGAACGATCACCTTTGCAGGCAAGCGGCTTGCCGCAGCGACGTTCACCCGGACCACCATTGCCCAGAACGCCGAGGCGATGGACGCCTTCATTGCCAACGTGCGGAATGAGACCGGATCGTGCCACATCGACATCGTCGGCCACTCGATGGGCGGACTGATTTCGCGCAAGTTCATCCATGAGCACATGCCGGAACTGGAAACGGATGGTCGACCGCTGACGGACAAGCTCATCATGCTCGGAACGCCCAATCAGGGAAGCCCATGCGTAGAGCCCGCCATGGCACTGTACGTGCATGCGCAGTACGAGCAGCTGCGTAATCCGCCGACCGATCCCGCGGACCGGTTGACCTTCCCGCCGAACAACATCATAGAGCTGGATCGTGATGTCATGGGCCGGTTCAACGATCGGGTATCCAACAAGAAAGGCGTCACGTTCGACGTGCTGGCCGGTGCGACCATCCCGACGACATGCCAGGTCACCAATCCCGGCGACCTGCTGGTAGAGCGGCGCAGCGCCTTCGCGCTGGACCGCCCCACGATCGTCGACGCGGAAACCGTGTGGGACATCACCCACATCAGCATGACGAGCGACGAGCCGCTGTTCACCGAGTTCGTCTTGCCGCGGCTGAAGCCGTCCGGTGGTTCCCAAGAGCCGGTGAGCACGGTGGCGGCCGCGTCGTCGGCCGCAGCGTCGTCGACGGATGCGGGTGTGTCGGAGGTGTATACCGTGAACCATGATGTCGCTTCGGGCGATGCCGTTTTCGAGGTCGGTTCATTCGAAGCGATGTCCGTGGTGCTGTTCGTGCCGGACCATGTGACGACGCAGCTCCTGGACCCGATCGGGGCCGTCGTATGGGAAGTGCTGGCGGAATCCGATGCGGCGAACGCCTACTTCCGGTCCGCGACCGTGGAATCGCCGGAGGTGGGTACGTGGCGTCTGACCTTCGCGTCGTCGGAACCGCTAACCGACGCCTCCGCGAGCTTCAGTGTCTACGCGCGGAACCCGTCGTTTGCCGTGGAGGCGACATTCGGCGAGCCGGTAGCCGACATCGTGCCCGTTCTGGCTACCGTGACGGTGGATGGCATGCCGGGCTCGGCGGTCGTCGAGGCGGAAGCGGTCGGGGAGACCATAACGACGCGTCCGCTGTTCGATGATGGCGCGCACGGCGACGGGCTCGCCGGCGACGGCATCTACGGTGGCCAGGTGGCGGTTGGCGCCGCCGGAACCGCCATCGTCGCCGTGCGCGCCACACGGGACGGCGAAACCCGCCGCGTGCAGTCCATCGTGGAGGTTGTGACCGTCACGGATACGGAGCCTGCGGGAGCGGAAATCCCATCGGAATTCCGGATGGCGAACATCTACCCCAACCCCATGTCCGGCAACGGGATGTTGGAAGTACACCTGCCGTCCGAGACCTCCGTTTCCGTTCGGCTGTTCGACACGCTCGGACGTCAGGTCGAGCGCGTGGCGGACACCCACCTGGCCGCGGGCGTCCACCGCATTCCCGTGGACGTGCGCGCCGCCGCCGGCGTGTATCTCCTGGTTGTGGAGACCCGGTCAGGCCGCAGCCACCGGCAGATCGTGATTACCCGATAG
- a CDS encoding type II toxin-antitoxin system HicB family antitoxin, which translates to MRDMLTYKGYTGRVEYDDESGLLHGEVLDLRDVVTFQGKSVEEIRQSFRDSIDDYLDFCRDRGEEPDRPFSGRLMLRLPPELHRKVHVRAQHEGKSLNQWISDRLAIAD; encoded by the coding sequence ATGCGTGATATGCTGACTTACAAGGGCTATACGGGACGTGTTGAGTACGACGACGAATCTGGCCTGCTGCACGGAGAAGTGCTGGATCTCAGGGATGTCGTCACGTTTCAAGGCAAGAGCGTGGAAGAAATCCGGCAGTCGTTTCGCGACTCAATCGACGATTATCTGGATTTCTGTCGGGATCGGGGAGAAGAACCGGACAGGCCTTTTTCTGGAAGACTCATGCTTCGTCTCCCACCGGAATTGCATCGAAAAGTCCATGTGCGGGCCCAGCACGAGGGTAAAAGCCTGAACCAATGGATTTCGGATCGCTTGGCCATTGCGGATTGA
- a CDS encoding methylmalonyl-CoA mutase family protein → MSTASPTEKSADAKAATTDEWYVPKHPIRFVTAASLFDGHDAAINIMRRILQSAGAEVIHLGHNRSVKDVVETAIQEDVQGIAVSSYQGGHMEYFKYMYDLLHDFKAGHIKIYGGGGGVIVQEEIDELHEYGIARIFSPEDGLKLGLRGMIDVMMRECDFSTAELAPPADAVSPDEPGSLARALTRLEGAPAGGDGAPSDRVADWKIPTIGITGTGGAGKSTLTDEIIRRFVNDFDDVRIAVLSVDPTKRSTGGALLGDRIRMNAIYDAADGRVYMRSFATRQAHRATSLALREAIRVCKAAGFDIIILETAGIGQSDTEIAELTDLTLYVMTQEFGAPTQLEKIGMLDVADFVALNKFEKRGSEDALRDVRKQMQRNRMAFDVQPDEMPVYPTMASHFNNGGVTKLYLGLLERLNADFDFGRTSTVYAEGHEPGAAVGTEALIPGKRQRYLGDIADTCRNYRQHAEEQIRLARKWGEAKGALTQIEEWNPEDREQLAPRLTEMAERWWNRLDHHSRSILEKWDETAAAYRADAFTYSVRGRDFTVPLYTESLSGTHVPRVALPRTEDPGERLRFALLENVPGYFPFTAGVFPFKRTGEDPTRMFAGEGNPERTNRRFHLVSEGMPAKRLSTAFDSVTLYGFDPHERPDIYGKVGNAGVSICTLDDMKKLYSGFDLCSPTTSVSMTINGPAPMILAMFMNTAIDQQVEKHLAEEGRLDAVRNEIAKRLGDRMPTYTPTGPNGPMDSMPATNDGFGLALLGTTGAHLVKWGLLDADTYEKLRTYALNVVRGTVQADILKEDQAQNTCIFSTEFALRMMGDVQASFIEHGVRNFYSVSISGYHIAEAGANPISQLAFTLSNGFTLVEYYLARGMDIDDFAPNLSFFFSNGMDPEYSVIGRVARRIWAAAMRDRYKANERSQKLKYHIQTSGRSLHAQEIQFNDIRTTLQALMAIQDNCNSLHTNAYDEAITTPTEESVRRAIAIQLIINRELGLATNENPLQGSYIIDELTDLVEEAVLQEFERLNDRGGVLGAMETMYQRSKIQEESMFYEHRKHTGELPVIGVNTFKAEDSDEANTHAVPLMRSSDSEKQLQISNLRAFQARNADDVPAMLERIQETARTGGNMFDTLLDAVQVCSLGQITHALFEVGGQYRRNM, encoded by the coding sequence ATGTCTACTGCCTCCCCAACCGAAAAGTCCGCCGACGCGAAGGCCGCCACCACGGACGAATGGTATGTGCCGAAGCACCCCATCCGTTTCGTGACGGCCGCCAGCCTGTTCGACGGACACGACGCCGCCATCAACATCATGCGGCGCATCCTGCAGTCGGCGGGCGCCGAGGTCATCCACCTCGGGCACAACCGGTCCGTGAAGGACGTGGTCGAAACGGCCATCCAGGAAGACGTCCAGGGAATTGCCGTCTCGTCCTATCAGGGCGGGCACATGGAGTACTTTAAATACATGTACGACCTGCTACATGATTTTAAAGCAGGTCATATCAAAATCTATGGTGGCGGCGGCGGCGTCATCGTGCAGGAAGAGATCGATGAGCTCCACGAATACGGAATCGCCCGCATTTTCTCGCCGGAAGACGGACTGAAACTGGGCTTGCGCGGCATGATCGATGTGATGATGCGCGAATGCGACTTTTCGACCGCCGAGCTTGCGCCTCCGGCCGATGCCGTGAGCCCCGACGAACCCGGCTCACTCGCACGTGCGCTGACTCGTCTTGAAGGCGCCCCGGCGGGTGGCGACGGAGCACCGTCCGACCGCGTGGCGGACTGGAAGATTCCCACCATCGGCATTACCGGCACCGGCGGCGCAGGCAAGTCCACGCTCACCGATGAGATTATTCGCCGCTTCGTGAACGACTTCGACGACGTACGGATTGCCGTACTCTCCGTCGATCCCACCAAGCGCTCCACGGGCGGCGCGCTGCTCGGCGATCGCATCCGCATGAACGCCATTTACGATGCCGCCGACGGCCGCGTCTACATGCGCTCGTTCGCAACGCGACAGGCGCACCGGGCCACGTCGCTCGCCCTCCGTGAGGCCATCCGGGTATGCAAGGCCGCCGGATTCGATATCATCATCCTGGAAACCGCAGGAATTGGCCAGAGCGATACCGAAATCGCCGAGCTCACGGACCTCACGCTCTACGTCATGACGCAGGAATTCGGCGCCCCGACGCAGCTCGAAAAGATCGGGATGCTCGACGTGGCCGACTTCGTGGCGCTCAACAAGTTCGAGAAGCGCGGCAGTGAGGATGCGCTCCGCGACGTTCGCAAGCAGATGCAGCGCAACAGAATGGCGTTCGACGTCCAGCCGGATGAGATGCCCGTATATCCGACCATGGCGTCGCACTTCAATAACGGCGGCGTGACCAAACTCTACCTCGGTCTCCTGGAGCGCCTGAATGCTGACTTCGATTTCGGGCGCACGTCCACGGTCTATGCCGAGGGTCACGAACCCGGGGCAGCCGTCGGCACCGAGGCTCTCATTCCTGGTAAACGGCAGCGGTATCTGGGCGATATTGCCGATACCTGTCGGAACTATCGCCAACACGCCGAGGAGCAGATCCGGCTTGCGCGCAAGTGGGGTGAGGCAAAAGGAGCACTGACCCAGATCGAAGAATGGAATCCGGAAGACCGGGAGCAACTCGCCCCGCGACTCACGGAAATGGCAGAGCGCTGGTGGAACCGCCTGGACCATCATTCCCGGAGCATCCTCGAAAAATGGGATGAAACGGCCGCGGCCTACCGCGCAGATGCATTTACGTACAGCGTCCGCGGCCGCGACTTCACCGTTCCGCTGTACACCGAATCGCTCTCCGGTACGCACGTGCCCCGCGTGGCCCTTCCCCGCACCGAAGACCCCGGCGAGCGCCTGCGTTTCGCGCTCCTCGAGAACGTCCCGGGGTACTTCCCCTTCACGGCAGGCGTGTTTCCGTTCAAACGGACAGGCGAGGATCCGACGCGCATGTTTGCGGGCGAAGGCAACCCCGAGCGTACGAATCGCCGCTTCCATTTGGTATCGGAAGGCATGCCTGCCAAGCGGCTGTCGACGGCGTTCGACTCGGTGACGCTCTACGGATTCGATCCGCACGAACGTCCCGACATCTACGGCAAGGTCGGCAACGCCGGCGTATCCATTTGCACGCTCGATGACATGAAGAAGCTGTACTCCGGCTTCGACCTGTGCAGCCCGACGACGAGTGTGTCCATGACCATCAATGGTCCGGCGCCCATGATCCTGGCCATGTTCATGAACACGGCCATTGACCAGCAGGTGGAAAAGCACCTGGCCGAGGAAGGCAGACTGGACGCCGTCCGCAATGAAATCGCCAAGCGGCTCGGCGATCGGATGCCCACCTACACTCCGACCGGCCCGAACGGCCCAATGGACAGCATGCCGGCCACGAATGACGGGTTCGGGCTTGCCCTGCTCGGTACCACCGGCGCGCACCTTGTGAAATGGGGTCTGCTCGATGCCGACACGTACGAAAAACTGCGAACCTATGCCTTGAACGTGGTCCGCGGCACCGTCCAGGCCGACATCCTGAAGGAAGATCAGGCGCAGAACACCTGCATTTTCTCCACCGAGTTTGCCCTGCGCATGATGGGCGATGTCCAGGCATCATTCATCGAACATGGTGTGCGGAATTTTTACTCCGTGTCCATTTCCGGCTACCACATTGCCGAGGCCGGCGCCAATCCGATTTCCCAGTTGGCATTTACGCTCTCCAACGGGTTCACGTTGGTGGAATACTACCTGGCCCGCGGAATGGACATCGACGATTTCGCGCCGAACCTGTCGTTCTTCTTTTCGAACGGTATGGACCCGGAGTACAGCGTTATCGGCCGCGTGGCACGCCGGATCTGGGCCGCTGCCATGCGGGACCGCTACAAAGCCAACGAGCGCAGCCAGAAGCTCAAATACCACATTCAGACGTCCGGCCGAAGCCTCCACGCCCAGGAAATCCAGTTCAATGATATCCGGACGACGCTACAGGCGTTGATGGCCATCCAGGACAACTGCAACTCGTTGCACACCAACGCCTACGACGAGGCCATCACGACGCCCACGGAAGAAAGCGTCCGGCGGGCCATTGCCATCCAGCTCATCATCAATCGGGAGTTGGGACTGGCGACGAACGAAAACCCGTTGCAGGGCTCGTATATCATCGATGAACTGACGGACCTGGTCGAAGAGGCCGTCCTGCAGGAATTCGAACGGCTGAACGACCGGGGTGGCGTGCTGGGAGCCATGGAGACCATGTACCAGCGGTCCAAAATCCAGGAAGAGAGCATGTTCTACGAGCATCGGAAGCACACGGGCGAACTCCCCGTCATCGGCGTGAACACGTTCAAAGCCGAGGACAGCGACGAGGCCAATACCCACGCCGTCCCCCTCATGCGCTCATCCGACTCCGAGAAGCAGCTCCAGATCTCGAATCTGCGCGCCTTCCAGGCCCGGAATGCGGACGATGTACCGGCCATGCTGGAGCGTATCCAGGAAACCGCCCGCACCGGCGGCAACATGTTTGACACCCTCTTGGATGCCGTCCAGGTCTGCTCGCTCGGCCAGATCACCCACGCCCTCTTCGAAGTCGGCGGGCAGTACCGTCGGAATATGTAG
- a CDS encoding CPBP family intramembrane glutamic endopeptidase — MFAAPAIFFQMGGLGGYQGPNFALLGVIQLVLVVGVLRVGTRMLGMNFHDIGLRTPDFLSGAFRQDLLLGVGAAALWIAVQFLVLFPQTGGAARPDIAEILKMVDGRWMNVLWYLPLGVLGGGVAEELYNRGFFITVLRDILGGGKTLAGSSSAMGWPAFAAAALSVVFFAAGHLPSGLIDWVDILIPSIGYAAIFLYTGRLTACIVAHSIWNSVAVAGIFLMYG; from the coding sequence ATGTTCGCCGCGCCTGCCATCTTCTTCCAGATGGGCGGCCTGGGCGGCTACCAGGGCCCCAACTTTGCCCTGCTCGGCGTCATTCAACTGGTGCTGGTCGTCGGCGTCCTGCGCGTCGGAACGCGCATGCTGGGCATGAACTTCCATGACATCGGATTGCGGACGCCGGATTTCCTGTCCGGAGCCTTCCGGCAGGACCTGCTGCTCGGCGTCGGTGCCGCCGCCCTCTGGATTGCCGTCCAGTTCCTGGTGCTCTTCCCGCAAACCGGCGGTGCCGCCCGTCCCGACATCGCTGAAATCCTGAAGATGGTGGACGGCCGCTGGATGAACGTACTGTGGTATCTGCCGCTTGGGGTGCTCGGCGGTGGCGTCGCCGAAGAACTCTACAACCGCGGCTTTTTCATTACCGTGCTGCGCGATATCCTGGGCGGCGGCAAAACGTTGGCCGGTTCATCGAGCGCCATGGGTTGGCCCGCCTTCGCCGCAGCGGCCCTCTCCGTCGTGTTCTTCGCCGCCGGACACCTGCCGTCCGGCCTCATCGACTGGGTCGACATCCTCATTCCGAGCATTGGATATGCCGCGATTTTCCTCTATACCGGCCGCCTGACCGCGTGTATTGTGGCCCATTCCATCTGGAACAGCGTGGCCGTCGCCGGGATTTTCCTGATGTATGGATGA
- a CDS encoding type IV toxin-antitoxin system AbiEi family antitoxin, producing the protein MMNPTTMTARKTRIFFRFILPAYGRERDGFNFDALWKSFAKSNENRYYTRMKSEEQSPSARTFVDALAASGRHHFTSSEVRAALGVSAQATRMAMHRLLQQDVVASPARGFYVIIPPEYRSVGCLPADHFIPELMDFVGARYYVGLLSAAQFHGAAHHRPQEFQVVLEKTRRPIACGRVRIAFVQRRNASRIPVQQFNTPRGFIAVSTPEATALDLVGYHDRSGGLDNVASVLTDLAEKIDPAKLVASAKLSPIAWSQRLGFLMDLVDAGSQARELKSFVSKNAREYTGLLPGSTESVTSRDDVWKVDVNTEIEVDS; encoded by the coding sequence ATGATGAACCCGACCACGATGACGGCCAGGAAGACGAGGATCTTTTTCCGTTTCATCCTTCCGGCCTACGGACGCGAGCGGGATGGTTTCAACTTCGACGCACTATGGAAATCGTTTGCAAAAAGTAACGAAAATCGTTACTATACGCGAATGAAATCGGAAGAACAATCTCCAAGTGCACGGACATTCGTGGATGCACTCGCGGCATCCGGCCGGCACCACTTCACGTCCAGCGAAGTGCGTGCTGCGTTGGGTGTTTCTGCACAAGCTACCCGGATGGCCATGCATCGGCTTTTGCAGCAGGATGTCGTGGCATCGCCGGCGCGCGGGTTCTACGTGATTATTCCGCCTGAGTATCGCTCCGTTGGTTGTCTGCCAGCCGATCACTTCATCCCGGAACTCATGGATTTCGTGGGGGCCCGGTACTACGTTGGCTTGTTGTCCGCGGCACAATTCCACGGCGCGGCGCATCATCGACCTCAGGAGTTCCAGGTCGTACTTGAGAAAACCAGACGGCCCATTGCATGCGGTCGTGTTCGCATCGCATTCGTCCAACGACGGAATGCGAGCCGGATACCCGTCCAACAATTCAATACTCCCCGCGGGTTCATTGCCGTCTCAACGCCTGAGGCAACGGCACTCGACCTGGTCGGATACCATGATCGCTCCGGCGGGCTCGACAACGTGGCTTCGGTGTTGACTGATCTGGCGGAGAAGATTGATCCCGCGAAATTGGTAGCGTCCGCAAAACTGTCTCCGATCGCGTGGTCACAGCGATTGGGGTTTCTGATGGATTTGGTTGATGCTGGCAGCCAAGCAAGGGAACTCAAGTCGTTCGTCTCGAAAAACGCGCGCGAATACACTGGCTTACTTCCAGGCTCTACCGAGTCGGTGACGAGCCGGGACGACGTGTGGAAAGTGGACGTCAATACTGAAATTGAGGTCGATTCATGA
- a CDS encoding nucleotidyl transferase AbiEii/AbiGii toxin family protein: MQAYQIEQDLVISRALVEIFSHPVLGKSLAFRGGTALYKLHFRPPQRYSEDIDLVQIRAEPAGPVMTALREVLEPWLGPAQWKQSAGRVTLNFRFDSEDQPPIPLRLKVEINTREHFSVFGYQQERFEMASRWFSGEADICSYSLEELLGTKLRALYQRKKGRDLFDLATALDSGEASAPGIVEAFLEYMTREGHGVRRQQFVQNMSEKMNDRKFTADISPLLASGVKWNMHSAAERVSSALFELLPE, translated from the coding sequence GTGCAGGCTTACCAGATAGAACAGGACCTCGTCATCAGCAGGGCATTGGTCGAAATATTTTCACACCCCGTTCTCGGCAAATCATTGGCCTTCCGCGGGGGCACGGCTCTGTACAAGCTGCATTTCAGGCCTCCCCAGAGGTACTCGGAAGACATTGACCTGGTACAGATTCGTGCCGAACCTGCCGGTCCCGTGATGACGGCACTCCGAGAAGTCCTCGAACCTTGGCTTGGACCGGCGCAGTGGAAGCAGAGTGCCGGTCGGGTGACACTGAATTTCCGGTTCGATTCTGAGGATCAACCCCCGATTCCGCTGCGGCTCAAGGTTGAAATCAACACGCGAGAACACTTTTCAGTTTTTGGATATCAGCAGGAACGATTCGAGATGGCGTCGCGCTGGTTCAGCGGGGAGGCCGACATTTGCAGCTATTCCCTGGAGGAATTGCTCGGAACGAAGCTTCGCGCGCTGTATCAACGAAAGAAAGGCCGGGATCTTTTCGACCTCGCGACGGCGCTCGACAGTGGGGAAGCAAGCGCGCCGGGCATTGTCGAGGCATTCCTGGAATACATGACACGAGAAGGCCATGGCGTACGTCGTCAGCAATTTGTCCAGAACATGTCGGAAAAAATGAATGACCGGAAATTCACCGCCGATATCAGCCCTTTGCTGGCGTCCGGAGTAAAATGGAATATGCATTCTGCCGCAGAACGGGTGTCCTCAGCACTGTTTGAATTGCTTCCAGAATAA